From Vigna unguiculata cultivar IT97K-499-35 chromosome 5, ASM411807v1, whole genome shotgun sequence, the proteins below share one genomic window:
- the LOC114182980 gene encoding putative cyclin-A3-1 codes for METRAASKRKANSMVLVQKQHPKRHRVSFAQNSPIEKLEDAKKPSPTATHSSSPHIGESLVSDVFQYLHEMEMQKKRRPMVDYIEKVQELFTPTMRGILVDWLVEVGEEYKLLPDTLHLSVSYIDRFLSVNPVTKSRLQLLGFSSMLIASKYEEIDLPCVDDFCSITDHTYDKEEVVKMEADILQSLKFEMGNPTVNTFLRRFVDVASDQEMTPNSQIEFLSQYLAELSLLDYDCLRFLPSVVAASAVFLSRFIISPEVHPWSYSLSECSGYKPAELKECVEILHDLYLLRKAASFEAVKYKQQKFKCIANLSSPPYIPNCYFEDDL; via the coding sequence ATGGAGACTCGTGCCGCTTCAAAGAGAAAGGCAAACAGTATGGTCTTGGTCCAAAAACAACACCCCAAAAGGCATAGGGTTTCCTTCGCTCAAAATTCTCCCATAGAGAAATTGGAAGATGCCAAGAAGCCATCTCCCACAGCCACCCACTCTTCTTCCCCCCATATAGGTGAATCTCTTGTTTCCGATGTCTTCCAGTATCTTCATGAAATGGAGATGCAGAAAAAGAGGAGACCAATGGTTGACTACATTGAGAAAGTTCAGGAACTGTTTACGCCAACCATGAGAGGAATCTTGGTGGATTGGTTAGTAGAAGTGGGTGAGGAGTACAAGCTTCTCCCGGACACTCTTCATCTCTCTGTTTCTTACATTGACAGGTTCTTGTCTGTTAATCCTGTCACTAAATCCAGACTTCAGTTGCTGGGTTTTTCCTCCATGCTCATTGCATCCAAATACGAGGAAATCGATCTACCCTGTGTGGACGACTTTTGCAGTATCACCGATCACACATATGACAAGGAAGAGGTTGTTAAGATGGAAGCTGACATATTACAGTCACTAAAGTTTGAAATGGGAAATCCTACTGTGAACACCTTTCTCAGGAGGTTTGTTGATGTTGCTTCTGATCAGGAAATGACTCCAAATTCACAGATTGAATTTTTGAGTCAGTATCTTGCTGAGTTAAGTTTGCTGGATTATGATTGTTTGAGATTTTTGCCTTCTGTTGTGGCAGCATCTGCTGTATTTCTTTCCAGATTTATCATCTCGCCTGAGGTACATCCATGGAGTTATTCTTTGAGTGAATGCTCAGGTTACAAACCAGCTGAATTGAAAGAATGTGTCGAAATCTTGCATGACCTGTATTTGTTACGAAAGGCAGCATCCTTCGAAGCTGTCAAGTACAAGCAGCAAAAGTTCAAATGCATTGCAAACCTGTCTTCTCCTCCTTATATA
- the LOC114184014 gene encoding cellulose synthase-like protein H1 isoform X1 codes for MTNQEDDGPLYEKVWFKRRYQRVMDTFILLLLLLLLSYRLFSHNNFTIPWILAFICESWFTFTWIIILSTKWTPALTITHPDRLLQRVPELPRIDLFVTTADPVLEPPIITANTVLSLLALDYPTNKLACYVSDDGCSPLTYYGLVEASKFAKFWVPFCKKNNIQLRTPFSYFSSVATTNSEHSPEFKQEWSRMKDMYDNLSRKIQDVTRKQIPLELDGEFAVFSNTERRNHPSIIKVILENKDGVSDGLPHLIYVSREKKPHQTHNYKAGAMNVLTRVSGLMTNAPFMLNVDCDMFVNNPKIVLHALSIFMDSQKGKEVAFIQCFQQFYDGIKNDPFGNQWVAVFEYMMRGMTGLQGPHYSGTNAFHRRNVIYGLYPEEIEIGRKAGKLGEKKLLTQQFGSSKEFIKSADHALDWKTNFHNDSSPSDCIEAAIKVAGCEYECGTWWGEKIGWLYGSIVEDVPTGLSIHRRGWRSECCTPDPIAFTGCAPRGLLSTMVQQKRWTTGLTECFFGKHSPIMGMIFGKTQFRAGLSYSWLTNWGLRSVFEVCYALLPPYCIITDTSIFPKGPGLWIPIALLVIYSVHTLLEYLKIGLSIRYWWNNQRMSIITTTTAWFIGFLSAMVKLAGISDNVFEITEKELSSSDADGNDGDAGRFTFDESPVFVVGTTILLVQLGAMLIRFLRLQPTHSENGCGIGEFISSTYVVVCYFPYLKGLFGSGRHGIPLSTMCKSAILAFVFVNFCRK; via the exons ATGACGAACCAAGAAGATGATGGTCCTCTCTATGAAAAAGTTTGGTTCAAACGCAGATATCAAAGAGTTATGGACACCTTCATTTTACTCCTCCTTCTCTTGCTTCTTAGTTATCGTCTTTTCTCACACAACAACTTCACTATCCCATGGATCCTTGCTTTCATATGCGAATCCTGGTTCACCTTCACTTGGATTATCATTCTCAGCACCAAGTGGACCCCTGCACTCACCATAACCCACCCAGATCGTCTCTTGCAAAG GGTACCTGAACTTCCACGAATAGATTTGTTTGTGACAACAGCAGATCCTGTTCTTGAACCACCCATCATCACAGCCAACACTGTGTTATCTCTTCTAGCACTTGATTATCCCACCAACAAACTGGCTTGCTATGTTTCTGATGATGGTTGTTCCCCTCTTACCTACTATGGTCTTGTGGAAGCTTCCAAATTCGCTAAGTTTTGGGTACCTTTCTGTAAGAAGAACAATATCCAACTGAGAACACCCTTCAGCTACTTCTCCAGTGTTGCCACCACCAACAGTGAACACTCGCCAGAATTCAAGCAAGAATGGTCACGAATGAAG GATATGTATGACAATCTTAGCCGAAAAATTCAAGATGTGACAAGGAAACAAATTCCACTGGAACTTGATGGAGAATTCGCAGTTTTCTCTAATACAGAACGAAGAAACCATCCATCCATAATTAAG GTTATATTGGAGAATAAGGATGGTGTTTCTGATGGACTGCCTCACTTAATATACGTATCTAGAGAGAAGAAGCCACATCAAACACATAATTACAAAGCTGGAGCCATGAATGTGTTG ACAAGAGTGTCCGGATTGATGACCAATGCCCCTTTTATGTTGAACGTAGACTGTGACATGTTTGTGAACAATCCCAAGATTGTTCTACATGCACTAAGCATTTTTATGGATTCACAAAAGGGGAAAGAGGTTGCTTTCATTCAATGTTTCCAACAATTCTACGATGGAATAAAAAACGACCCTTTTGGAAATCAGTGGGTGGCTGTATTTGAG TACATGATGCGGGGCATGACGGGACTTCAAGGACCCCACTATTCAGGAACTAACGCATTCCACAGAAGAAATGTTATTTACGGTCTTTACCCCGAAGAAATCGAAATTGGCAGAAAAG cAGGAAAATTGGGtgaaaagaaattactaacaCAGCAATTTGGAAGTTCAAAGGAGTTTATAAAATCAGCAGATCATGCTTTGGATTGGAAAACAAACTTTCATAATGATAGCAGTCCTTCAGATTGTATTGAGGCAGCAATTAAAGTTGCTGGATGTGAGTATGAATGTGGTACTTGGTGGGGTGAAAAG ATTGGATGGCTTTATGGATCAATCGTAGAAGATGTACCAACAGGGTTGAGCATTCATAGAAGAGGTTGGAGATCAGAGTGTTGTACCCCAGATCCAATTGCCTTCACAGGGTGTGCTCCAAGAGGATTACTCTCTACAATGGTGCAACAAAAGAGATGGACCACAGGTCTCACTGAATGCTTCTTTGGAAAGCATTCTCCTATTATGGGAATGATCTTTGGTAAGACCCAATTCAGGGCAGGTTTATCTTATTCTTGGCTCACCAATTGGGGTTTGCGTAGTGTATTTGAAGTTTGTTATGCACTCCTACCACCATATTGTATAATCACCGATACCAGTATCTTTCCAAAG GGACCTGGTCTGTGGATTCCAATTGCTCTTTTGGTGATTTACAGCGTACACACTCTTTTAGAGTACCTTAAAATTGGGTTGTCCATCAGATATTGGTGGAATAATCAGAGAATGAGCATAATAACAACCACAACTGCATGGTTTATTGGGTTTTTGAGTGCCATGGTTAAGCTAGCAGGGATATCAGATAATGTGTTTGAAATAACAGAGAAGGAACTCTCAAGTTCTGATGCTGATGGAAACGATGGAGATGCTGGAAGGTTCACATTCGATGAGTCTCCAGTTTTTGTGGTAGGCACCACCATTTTGTTGGTGCAATTGGGAGCCATGCTGATAAGGTTTTTGAGGTTGCAACCAACTCATAGTGAAAATGGTTGTGGAATAGGGGAGTTCATATCTAGCACATATGTGGTTGTGTGTTACTTTCCGTACCTGAAAGGATTGTTTGGCAGTGGAAGACATGGGATTCCACTGTCCACCATGTGCAAGTCAGCAATCTTGGCTTTCGTCTTTGTAAATTTCTGTAGAAAGTAA
- the LOC114184014 gene encoding cellulose synthase-like protein H1 isoform X2, with translation MTNQEDDGPLYEKVWFKRRYQRVMDTFILLLLLLLLSYRLFSHNNFTIPWILAFICESWFTFTWIIILSTKWTPALTITHPDRLLQRVPELPRIDLFVTTADPVLEPPIITANTVLSLLALDYPTNKLACYVSDDGCSPLTYYGLVEASKFAKFWVPFCKKNNIQLRTPFSYFSSVATTNSEHSPEFKQEWSRMKDMYDNLSRKIQDVTRKQIPLELDGEFAVFSNTERRNHPSIIKVILENKDGVSDGLPHLIYVSREKKPHQTHNYKAGAMNVLTRVSGLMTNAPFMLNVDCDMFVNNPKIVLHALSIFMDSQKGKEVAFIQCFQQFYDGIKNDPFGNQWVAVFEYMMRGMTGLQGPHYSGTNAFHRRNVIYGLYPEEIEIGRKGKLGEKKLLTQQFGSSKEFIKSADHALDWKTNFHNDSSPSDCIEAAIKVAGCEYECGTWWGEKIGWLYGSIVEDVPTGLSIHRRGWRSECCTPDPIAFTGCAPRGLLSTMVQQKRWTTGLTECFFGKHSPIMGMIFGKTQFRAGLSYSWLTNWGLRSVFEVCYALLPPYCIITDTSIFPKGPGLWIPIALLVIYSVHTLLEYLKIGLSIRYWWNNQRMSIITTTTAWFIGFLSAMVKLAGISDNVFEITEKELSSSDADGNDGDAGRFTFDESPVFVVGTTILLVQLGAMLIRFLRLQPTHSENGCGIGEFISSTYVVVCYFPYLKGLFGSGRHGIPLSTMCKSAILAFVFVNFCRK, from the exons ATGACGAACCAAGAAGATGATGGTCCTCTCTATGAAAAAGTTTGGTTCAAACGCAGATATCAAAGAGTTATGGACACCTTCATTTTACTCCTCCTTCTCTTGCTTCTTAGTTATCGTCTTTTCTCACACAACAACTTCACTATCCCATGGATCCTTGCTTTCATATGCGAATCCTGGTTCACCTTCACTTGGATTATCATTCTCAGCACCAAGTGGACCCCTGCACTCACCATAACCCACCCAGATCGTCTCTTGCAAAG GGTACCTGAACTTCCACGAATAGATTTGTTTGTGACAACAGCAGATCCTGTTCTTGAACCACCCATCATCACAGCCAACACTGTGTTATCTCTTCTAGCACTTGATTATCCCACCAACAAACTGGCTTGCTATGTTTCTGATGATGGTTGTTCCCCTCTTACCTACTATGGTCTTGTGGAAGCTTCCAAATTCGCTAAGTTTTGGGTACCTTTCTGTAAGAAGAACAATATCCAACTGAGAACACCCTTCAGCTACTTCTCCAGTGTTGCCACCACCAACAGTGAACACTCGCCAGAATTCAAGCAAGAATGGTCACGAATGAAG GATATGTATGACAATCTTAGCCGAAAAATTCAAGATGTGACAAGGAAACAAATTCCACTGGAACTTGATGGAGAATTCGCAGTTTTCTCTAATACAGAACGAAGAAACCATCCATCCATAATTAAG GTTATATTGGAGAATAAGGATGGTGTTTCTGATGGACTGCCTCACTTAATATACGTATCTAGAGAGAAGAAGCCACATCAAACACATAATTACAAAGCTGGAGCCATGAATGTGTTG ACAAGAGTGTCCGGATTGATGACCAATGCCCCTTTTATGTTGAACGTAGACTGTGACATGTTTGTGAACAATCCCAAGATTGTTCTACATGCACTAAGCATTTTTATGGATTCACAAAAGGGGAAAGAGGTTGCTTTCATTCAATGTTTCCAACAATTCTACGATGGAATAAAAAACGACCCTTTTGGAAATCAGTGGGTGGCTGTATTTGAG TACATGATGCGGGGCATGACGGGACTTCAAGGACCCCACTATTCAGGAACTAACGCATTCCACAGAAGAAATGTTATTTACGGTCTTTACCCCGAAGAAATCGAAATTGGCAGAAAAG GAAAATTGGGtgaaaagaaattactaacaCAGCAATTTGGAAGTTCAAAGGAGTTTATAAAATCAGCAGATCATGCTTTGGATTGGAAAACAAACTTTCATAATGATAGCAGTCCTTCAGATTGTATTGAGGCAGCAATTAAAGTTGCTGGATGTGAGTATGAATGTGGTACTTGGTGGGGTGAAAAG ATTGGATGGCTTTATGGATCAATCGTAGAAGATGTACCAACAGGGTTGAGCATTCATAGAAGAGGTTGGAGATCAGAGTGTTGTACCCCAGATCCAATTGCCTTCACAGGGTGTGCTCCAAGAGGATTACTCTCTACAATGGTGCAACAAAAGAGATGGACCACAGGTCTCACTGAATGCTTCTTTGGAAAGCATTCTCCTATTATGGGAATGATCTTTGGTAAGACCCAATTCAGGGCAGGTTTATCTTATTCTTGGCTCACCAATTGGGGTTTGCGTAGTGTATTTGAAGTTTGTTATGCACTCCTACCACCATATTGTATAATCACCGATACCAGTATCTTTCCAAAG GGACCTGGTCTGTGGATTCCAATTGCTCTTTTGGTGATTTACAGCGTACACACTCTTTTAGAGTACCTTAAAATTGGGTTGTCCATCAGATATTGGTGGAATAATCAGAGAATGAGCATAATAACAACCACAACTGCATGGTTTATTGGGTTTTTGAGTGCCATGGTTAAGCTAGCAGGGATATCAGATAATGTGTTTGAAATAACAGAGAAGGAACTCTCAAGTTCTGATGCTGATGGAAACGATGGAGATGCTGGAAGGTTCACATTCGATGAGTCTCCAGTTTTTGTGGTAGGCACCACCATTTTGTTGGTGCAATTGGGAGCCATGCTGATAAGGTTTTTGAGGTTGCAACCAACTCATAGTGAAAATGGTTGTGGAATAGGGGAGTTCATATCTAGCACATATGTGGTTGTGTGTTACTTTCCGTACCTGAAAGGATTGTTTGGCAGTGGAAGACATGGGATTCCACTGTCCACCATGTGCAAGTCAGCAATCTTGGCTTTCGTCTTTGTAAATTTCTGTAGAAAGTAA